Proteins encoded within one genomic window of Trichoderma asperellum chromosome 2, complete sequence:
- a CDS encoding uncharacterized protein (EggNog:ENOG41~CAZy:GT1) translates to MKFLLHSHFPAGHAYPMQAVSQALVDRGHEVVWLTSADNEARVKATGATFVKTRAIAAIDAPFIKNNSTGLLDRQFHRLRSRVVAQVADYRAILAEFPADALLVDVFPHGARALHELGEIPVYATLGVIPFYTSGAAAPFPVSGDSPPASWLGLVWNSLQQLINQWILLPLFLRPVINQQRKVLGLKKIPFGEPAEYFTYSPLLHIQASCATLEFSQEPKFEHSKRVAYVGPLVRISPTTSSQLPAWWKTVVSHSRVVGITQGTLAMDPTSLIIPSVRALKDDPSLLLIVVSPHGKDVEAQIREAVNVCYADWLPYHLLLPRLSLLITNGGYGSITQALSHGVPLLCAGQTEDKKDTAARVTWCGAGIDLKTDNPTLDQVKAAANKILSDESYSARAKTLGRELNEQGGSQKASILLEELATRHQKVIRSD, encoded by the coding sequence ATGAAATTTCTTCTACACTCTCATTTTCCTGCCGGCCATGCCTATCCAATGCAAGCCGTCAGCCAAGCCCTCGTCGATCGCGGCCACGAGGTCGTATGGCTGACTAGCGCTGATAACGAAGCTCGCGTTAAAGCCACGGGAGCAACATTCGTCAAGACTCGAGCCATTGCCGCAATCGATGCGCCGTTCATCAAAAATAATTCAACTGGACTTCTTGATAGGCAATTTCACCGACTAAGGTCTCGCGTTGTGGCTCAAGTTGCTGACTATCGAGCTATTTTGGCCGAATTCCCCGCAGACGCTCTGCTTGTCGATGTGTTTCCTCATGGAGCTCGCGCTCTACATGAGCTTGGAGAAATACCTGTATATGCCACTCTAGGGGTCATTCCATTCTATACCTCCGGAGCTGCAGCACCATTCCCAGTGTCAGGAGATTCTCCTCCAGCGTCCTGGTTGGGCCTGGTGTGGAacagcctgcagcagctcattaACCAATGGATTCtacttcctctctttctaAGGCCAGTGATAAATCAACAGAGAAAGGTACTTGGGCTGAAGAAAATTCCATTTGGCGAGCCCGCAGAATACTTCACGTAtagtcctcttcttcacatcCAAGCCTCGTGCGCAACGCTCGAGTTCTCCCAAGAACCAAAGTTTGAGCACAGTAAGCGAGTAGCCTACGTTGGTCCTCTGGTCAGAATCTCCCCCACTACATCATCACAGCTACCTGCTTGGTGGAAAACCGTGGTGTCACATTCACGAGTCGTCGGAATCACTCAAGGAACACTCGCCATGGATCCTACGTCTCTAATCATCCCTTCTGTCAGGGCCCTGAAGGACGACCCATCCCTTCTGCTCATTGTTGTATCGCCGCACGGCAAGGATGTTGAAGCACAGATAAGAGAAGCAGTCAACGTCTGCTATGCAGACTGGTTGCCATATCACCTTTTACTTCCGCGCCTTTCTTTATTGATTACGAATGGTGGTTACGGAAGTATAACCCAGGCGCTTTCTCATGGAGTCCCTCTTCTCTGTGCGGGCCAAacagaagataaaaaagatacaGCTGCTCGAGTAACATGGTGTGGCGCTGGCATCGATCTCAAGACCGACAATCCCACCTTGGATCAAGTCAAAGCGGCCGCTAATAAGATCCTTTCAGACGAGAGCTATTCGGCCAGAGCGAAGACTTTAGGAAGAGAATTAAATGAGCAAGGAGGCTCACAAAAAGCTTCTATTTTGTTAGAAGAGCTCGCGACTAGGCACCAAAAAGTCATTCGTAGCGACTAG